The Vicia villosa cultivar HV-30 ecotype Madison, WI linkage group LG1, Vvil1.0, whole genome shotgun sequence genome includes a region encoding these proteins:
- the LOC131636034 gene encoding tryptophan aminotransferase-related protein 2-like gives MAKLPAMLSLRHLLILSLAVNVSLILRMVYEGEREGSNKNMEGYNRIIQKSRLVIPSTSFANSTRKDRSGAMDKVINLDHGDPTMYERFWRQMGDRTTITIPGWQSMSYFSDPTSICWFLEPEFAKEVVRLHKVVGNAVTEGRHVVVGTGSSQLILAALYALSNPNAAQPISVVSAVPYYSSYPPMADYQKSGLYKWAGDADTFDKDGPYIELVTSPNNPDGFTRQSVVNRNQGLLVHDLAYYWPQYTPISFASDYDLTLFTVSKSTGHAGMRIGWALVKDREIAKKMTKFIELNTIGVSKDSQLRAAKVLKTVSDSCEEENSQGGEESFFKYSYKMMEQRWKLLKAAVDSGDLFSLPEFSSGFCNFLNQESETQPAFAWLKCEGDIEDCESFLRGHKILTRSGKQFGASPKYVRISMLDIDDNFMQFIDRLSTIQN, from the exons ATGGCGAAACTTCCAGCTATGCTTTCTTTGAGGCACTTATTGATCTTATCGCTGGCTGTGAATGTTAGTTTGATTCTGAGAATGGTGTATGAAGGTGAACGAGAAGGAAGCAACAAGAACATGGAAGGGTATAATCGGATTATTCAAAAATCACGTTTGGTTATACCTTCAACTTCTTTTGCTAATTCTACTCGTAAAGATCGTTCTGGAGCCATGGATAAAGTAATCAACCTTGATCA TGGCGATCCAACCATGTACGAACGTTTTTGGCGACAAATGGGAGACAGGACAACAATAACAATTCCCGGATGGCAATCTATGAGTTATTTTTCCGATCCAACAAGCATTTGCTGGTTTCTTGAGCCGGAATTCGCAAAGGAAGTAGTGAGATTACATAAAGTAGTTGGAAATGCCGTTACAGAAGGTCGCCATGTTGTTGTTGGCACAGGTTCCTCTCAGTTAATTCTTGCTGCTCTTTATGCTCTCTCTAACCCTAATGCTGCTCAACCAATCAGCGTTGTTTCTGCGGTACCTTATTACTCT TCGTATCCGCCAATGGCAGATTACCAGAAATCAGGACTTTACAAATGGGCTGGTGATGCAGATACTTTTGACAAAGATGGTCCTTACATTGAGCTGGTTACTTCTCCTAATAACCCTGATGGATTTACAAGACAATCAGTAGTGAACCGAAATCAAGGACTATTGGTTCATGACCTTGCCTATTATTGGCCTCAGTACACCCCAATATCATTTGCTTCAGATTATGATCTTACTCTTTTCACTGTCTCAAAAAGCACTGGTCACGCTGGAATGCGCATAGG GTGGGCTCTTGTGAAAGACCGCGAGATAGCAAAGAAAATGACTAAATTCATAGAACTAAATACAATTGGCGTCTCCAAAGATTCTCAACTCAGAGCAGCCAAGGTTTTAAAAACAGTATCTGACAGCTGCGAAGAAGAAAATTCTCAAGGCGGAGAAGAATCGTTTTTCAAATACAGCTACAAGATGATGGAGCAAAGGTGGAAACTACTTAAAGCAGCAGTTGATAGTGGCGATTTATTCAGTTTGCCTGAATTTTCTTCTGGATTCTGCAACTTTCTCAACCAAGAGTCCGAGACTCAGCCAG CATTTGCTTGGTTGAAGTGTGAAGGAGATATAGAAGACTGCGAAAGTTTCCTCCGCGGTCACAAGATTTTGACTAGAAGTGGTAAACAATTTGGGGCTAGCCCAAAATATGTAAGAATTAGCATGCTGGATATTGATGATAATTTTATGCAGTTCATAGATAGGCTATCTACCATACAGAACTGA